One segment of Massilia sp. Se16.2.3 DNA contains the following:
- the cysM gene encoding cysteine synthase CysM — translation MAYKTIEDTIGNTPLVQLVRLPGPEIAARNNIILGKLEGNNPAGSVKDRAAMSMLKNAEARGQIKPGDTIIEATSGNTGIALAMAAAIRGYKMLLLMPDNLSIERRQSMAAYGAQIVLTPKTGGMEYARDMAEQMQKDGKGIILDQFANQDNPRAHYETTGPEIWRDTEGRITHFVSAMGTTGTIMGVSRYLKEQNEAVRIIGAQPEEGSSIPGIRKWPQAYLPKIYDKARVDQVENVGQAAAEQMARRLAAEEGIFCGISAAGACEVALRVAQTVENATIVFVVCDRGDRYLSTGVFPA, via the coding sequence ATGGCCTACAAGACCATCGAAGACACGATCGGCAATACCCCGCTGGTGCAACTGGTGCGCCTGCCGGGGCCGGAGATCGCTGCGCGCAACAACATCATCCTGGGCAAGCTGGAAGGGAACAACCCGGCCGGCTCGGTGAAGGACCGCGCCGCCATGTCGATGCTGAAGAATGCCGAGGCGCGTGGCCAGATCAAGCCGGGCGACACCATCATCGAGGCCACCTCCGGCAACACCGGTATCGCGCTGGCGATGGCGGCGGCGATTCGCGGCTACAAGATGCTGCTCCTGATGCCGGACAACCTGTCGATCGAGCGGCGCCAGAGCATGGCCGCCTACGGCGCCCAGATCGTGCTGACGCCGAAGACGGGCGGCATGGAATATGCGCGCGACATGGCCGAGCAGATGCAAAAGGACGGCAAGGGCATCATCCTCGACCAGTTCGCCAACCAGGACAACCCGCGCGCCCACTACGAGACCACCGGCCCCGAGATCTGGCGCGACACCGAAGGCCGCATCACCCATTTCGTCAGCGCGATGGGCACGACCGGCACCATCATGGGCGTCTCGCGCTACCTGAAGGAACAGAACGAGGCGGTGCGCATCATTGGCGCCCAGCCCGAGGAAGGCTCGTCGATCCCGGGTATCCGCAAGTGGCCGCAAGCCTACCTGCCGAAGATCTACGACAAGGCGCGCGTGGACCAGGTGGAAAACGTCGGCCAGGCGGCGGCCGAACAGATGGCGCGCCGGCTGGCGGCGGAAGAGGGCATCTTCTGCGGCATCTCGGCGGCCGGTGCCTGCGAAGTGGCGCTGCGCGTTGCCCAGACGGTGGAGAATGCAACGATCGTGTTCGTCGTCTGCGACCGCGGCGACCGCTACCTGTCGACCGGGGTGTTCCCGGCCTGA
- the lapB gene encoding lipopolysaccharide assembly protein LapB has product MEFEIWWLLAIPVFFGLGWIAARVDIKQLLSESRTLPRAYFKGLNLLLNDQPDKAIDAFIEIVTLDPETADMHFALGNLFRRRGEIERAIRVHQNLLARPDLPSAQRAQAQYELGMDYLKAGLLDRAEETFNSLVDGSYSVQAQRALLEIYQREKEWRRAIDAATGLQASGAGARQKEIAQFYCELAQDALVRTDLPDALSLLDKALHADRNSVRATMLLGDALLARGEVEGAITTWKRVEQQSVPHVALVAGRLMDGFRRVGRAQEGVNLLRSYLAEASSIDLIEVVFKAVIELDGVEAAKQLVLDELRRNPTLLGLDKLLEARLMDAPAHIWEELSMVKNLIHGYTAKLARYQCSHCGFKARQYYWQCPGCSNWETYPPRRTEELNVMN; this is encoded by the coding sequence ATGGAATTTGAAATCTGGTGGCTGCTGGCCATTCCCGTCTTCTTCGGCCTCGGCTGGATCGCCGCCCGGGTCGACATCAAGCAACTCCTGTCCGAATCGCGCACCTTGCCGCGGGCCTATTTCAAGGGCCTGAACCTGCTGCTCAACGACCAGCCGGACAAGGCCATTGACGCCTTCATCGAGATCGTCACCCTCGACCCGGAAACGGCCGACATGCATTTTGCGCTCGGCAACCTGTTCCGTCGCCGCGGCGAGATCGAGCGTGCCATCCGCGTCCACCAGAACCTGCTGGCGCGGCCCGACCTGCCGTCGGCGCAGCGTGCGCAGGCACAATATGAACTCGGCATGGATTACCTGAAGGCGGGCCTGCTCGACCGCGCCGAGGAAACCTTCAACAGCCTCGTCGACGGCAGCTACAGCGTGCAAGCCCAGCGCGCGCTGCTGGAAATCTACCAGCGCGAAAAGGAATGGCGCCGTGCCATCGACGCCGCCACCGGCCTGCAAGCCTCGGGCGCCGGTGCCCGCCAAAAGGAAATCGCCCAGTTCTATTGCGAGCTGGCCCAGGACGCGCTGGTGCGCACCGACCTGCCCGACGCGCTGTCCCTGCTCGACAAGGCGCTGCACGCGGACCGCAACAGCGTGCGCGCGACGATGCTGCTGGGCGACGCGCTGCTGGCCCGGGGCGAGGTCGAGGGGGCGATCACCACCTGGAAGCGCGTCGAACAGCAGAGCGTGCCGCATGTGGCCCTCGTTGCCGGCCGCCTGATGGATGGCTTCCGCCGCGTCGGCCGTGCGCAGGAGGGCGTCAACCTGCTGCGCTCCTACCTGGCCGAAGCCTCGTCGATCGACCTGATCGAAGTCGTGTTCAAGGCCGTCATCGAACTCGATGGCGTGGAAGCGGCCAAGCAGCTCGTCCTCGACGAACTGCGCCGCAATCCCACCCTGCTCGGCCTGGATAAATTGCTGGAAGCGCGCCTGATGGATGCGCCGGCCCACATTTGGGAAGAGCTGTCGATGGTGAAGAACCTGATCCACGGCTATACGGCCAAGCTGGCGCGCTACCAGTGCAGCCATTGCGGCTTCAAGGCGCGCCAGTACTATTGGCAATGCCCGGGCTGCAGCAACTGGGAAACCTATCCGCCGCGCCGCACCGAAGAACTGAATGTGATGAATTGA
- the rfaE1 gene encoding D-glycero-beta-D-manno-heptose-7-phosphate kinase — protein sequence MNTTASRLLDGADYLQTPAPALDSVRLLVVGDVMLDRYWFGDVSRISPEAPVPVVRIERREERLGGAANVARNAAALGAQSGLLGVVGADEAGSQVETLLRDSSIHSYLQRDEAISTIVKLRVIGRQQQMVRIDFEEAPTETVLRDKLTQFRALLPDYDVLIFSDYNKGSLVNVAEMIKAARAAGKIVMVDPKGDDFSMYAGATILTPNKSELRRIVGSWKTEEQLTERAQALRLELGLEALLLTRSEEGMSLYTDDEVLHVHADAREVFDVSGAGDTVIATMAAMLGAGVPLDVALATANRAGGIVVGKLGTATVTREELFAA from the coding sequence ATGAACACGACCGCAAGCCGCCTCCTCGACGGCGCAGACTACCTCCAGACTCCGGCGCCTGCCCTCGACAGCGTTCGCCTGCTCGTCGTCGGCGACGTCATGCTCGACCGTTACTGGTTCGGCGACGTTTCCCGTATTTCGCCCGAGGCACCGGTGCCGGTGGTGCGCATCGAACGGCGCGAAGAGCGCCTGGGCGGCGCCGCCAACGTCGCGAGGAATGCCGCCGCGCTCGGTGCGCAGAGCGGCTTGCTGGGCGTGGTCGGGGCCGACGAAGCCGGCAGCCAGGTCGAGACCCTGCTGCGCGACTCCAGCATCCACAGCTACCTGCAGCGCGACGAGGCGATTTCGACCATCGTCAAGCTGCGCGTCATCGGGCGCCAGCAGCAGATGGTGCGCATCGACTTCGAGGAAGCGCCCACCGAGACCGTGCTGCGCGACAAGCTGACCCAGTTCCGCGCGCTGCTGCCGGACTACGACGTCCTCATCTTCTCCGACTACAACAAGGGCAGCCTGGTGAACGTGGCCGAAATGATCAAGGCCGCGCGCGCAGCCGGCAAGATCGTGATGGTCGACCCGAAGGGCGACGACTTTTCCATGTATGCCGGCGCCACCATCCTGACGCCGAACAAGTCCGAACTGCGCCGCATCGTCGGCAGCTGGAAGACGGAAGAACAGCTGACCGAGCGCGCCCAGGCACTGCGCCTCGAACTCGGCCTGGAAGCGCTGCTGCTGACCCGCTCGGAAGAGGGCATGAGCCTGTACACGGACGATGAAGTACTGCACGTGCATGCCGATGCGCGCGAAGTGTTCGATGTGTCCGGTGCCGGCGACACGGTGATCGCGACCATGGCGGCCATGCTCGGTGCCGGAGTGCCGCTCGACGTGGCCCTGGCCACCGCCAACCGCGCCGGCGGCATCGTCGTCGGTAAACTCGGTACGGCCACCGTCACCCGCGAGGAATTGTTCGCGGCCTGA
- a CDS encoding helix-hairpin-helix domain-containing protein yields MIKKLMLAIAVLVASTGFAFAQVDVNKADAAALDGVKGVGPSMSKAILDERAKGEFKDWADFQKRVKGVGDKKAAKLSEAGLQVNGKGKEGAAPSKPDARADTKTAKAAPAKEAKAKGGEAKAAM; encoded by the coding sequence ATGATCAAGAAACTGATGCTTGCCATTGCCGTGCTGGTTGCTTCGACCGGCTTCGCGTTCGCCCAGGTCGACGTCAACAAGGCCGATGCCGCCGCGCTCGATGGCGTGAAGGGCGTGGGCCCGAGCATGTCGAAGGCCATCCTGGACGAGCGCGCCAAGGGCGAGTTCAAGGACTGGGCCGACTTCCAGAAGCGCGTCAAGGGTGTCGGCGACAAGAAGGCGGCCAAGCTGTCGGAAGCGGGCCTGCAGGTGAACGGCAAGGGCAAGGAAGGCGCCGCTCCGTCCAAGCCCGATGCCAGGGCCGACACCAAGACCGCCAAGGCGGCGCCTGCGAAGGAGGCCAAGGCCAAGGGCGGCGAGGCCAAGGCGGCAATGTAA
- a CDS encoding M20/M25/M40 family metallo-hydrolase, translating to MPHVRIIAGLVAALFAGAAAAAATPAAKSAAPAGPDVKRHQAQIDKIVAEISPKRIEGYVRKLVSFETRHTMSDTTSETTGIGAARRWIKGELERCGAGNLQVAFDSHMAPVSARISRPTEIVNVVATLPGTQEASKDRLYVVSGHYDSRNTDVMDATGKAPGANDDASGTAAVMEMACVMAKYKFDATLVFMAVAAEEQGLLGAGHWAKTAREKNLNVAGMFTNDIIGSSRADDGRIDNKQVRLFAQSIPATREMSEAVRTLVATGGENDSISRQLARHVKEQGERYVKGFKVNVIQRHDRYLRGGDHMPFLEQGYAALRFTEPNEDFSHQHQNLRTEDGKVYGDLTEFVDFDYTARVAKVNAAALASLALAPAAPKEVKVRTDKLVNDSTLVWQANAEPDVVGYRIVWRETTAAGWQGSQYVGNVTEATVKLSKDNYFFGVQAVDKDGNASVATYPMPLR from the coding sequence ATGCCTCACGTCCGCATTATCGCCGGCCTTGTTGCCGCCCTGTTCGCTGGCGCCGCTGCCGCTGCCGCCACCCCCGCTGCAAAGAGCGCGGCTCCCGCCGGTCCCGACGTCAAGCGCCACCAGGCGCAGATCGACAAGATCGTCGCCGAGATCTCGCCCAAGCGCATCGAAGGCTATGTGCGCAAGCTGGTGAGCTTCGAGACCCGCCATACGATGTCGGACACGACTTCCGAGACGACCGGTATCGGCGCCGCACGGCGCTGGATCAAGGGCGAACTGGAACGCTGCGGCGCCGGCAACCTGCAGGTCGCCTTCGACAGCCACATGGCACCGGTATCGGCGCGCATCTCGCGCCCGACCGAGATCGTCAACGTGGTCGCCACGCTGCCGGGCACGCAGGAAGCATCGAAAGACCGTCTCTACGTGGTCAGCGGCCACTATGACTCGCGCAACACCGACGTGATGGATGCCACCGGCAAGGCGCCAGGCGCCAACGACGATGCTTCCGGCACGGCCGCGGTAATGGAAATGGCCTGCGTGATGGCCAAGTACAAATTCGACGCCACCCTCGTCTTCATGGCGGTCGCCGCCGAAGAGCAGGGCCTGCTCGGCGCCGGCCACTGGGCAAAAACGGCGCGCGAAAAGAACCTGAACGTCGCCGGCATGTTCACCAACGACATCATCGGCAGCTCGCGCGCCGACGACGGCCGCATCGACAACAAGCAGGTGCGCCTGTTCGCCCAGTCGATCCCCGCAACCAGGGAGATGAGCGAAGCCGTGCGCACCCTGGTGGCCACCGGCGGCGAGAACGATTCGATCTCGCGCCAGCTGGCACGCCATGTCAAGGAGCAGGGCGAGCGCTACGTCAAAGGCTTCAAGGTCAATGTCATCCAGCGCCACGACCGCTACCTGCGCGGGGGCGATCACATGCCTTTCCTGGAGCAGGGCTATGCCGCGCTGCGCTTTACCGAGCCGAACGAGGATTTTTCGCACCAGCATCAGAACCTGCGCACCGAGGACGGCAAGGTGTATGGCGACCTGACTGAATTCGTCGACTTCGACTACACGGCCAGGGTGGCGAAGGTGAACGCCGCGGCGCTGGCCTCGCTGGCGCTGGCACCTGCCGCGCCGAAGGAGGTCAAGGTACGCACCGACAAACTGGTGAACGATTCGACGCTGGTGTGGCAGGCCAATGCCGAACCGGACGTCGTTGGCTACCGCATCGTCTGGCGCGAAACCACCGCCGCCGGCTGGCAGGGATCGCAGTACGTCGGCAACGTCACCGAGGCGACCGTCAAGCTGTCGAAGGACAATTACTTCTTCGGCGTGCAGGCTGTCGACAAGGACGGCAACGCCAGCGTCGCGACTTACCCGATGCCGCTGCGCTGA
- a CDS encoding DUF3488 domain-containing protein: protein MNALLAKLTSLPRDKADTLLLLASALLVLLPHMAHLPAWVSLLCGLTLSWRAAITLQGKRMPSSLLLLPLAAAAMLGVAQSYQTLLGREAGVAMLVLLVTFKMLEMHARRDLFVVVFLCFFLVLTNFFYEQGIGTALLTVLSVLALLTAQMSFQFGAARPPLSARLLMSVRILGLAMPLALGLFFLFPRIQGPLWGLPDDAASARTGMSETMAPGTMAGLAESTEPAFRVRFDGPVPAQERLYWRGPVLGVYDGRTWTRVRPSERGATDTPADLSLRGRPLAYEVTTEPADSRWLFALEMPAQLPQLVGKAVQVSDSFEITADAPLQTRLRYRMRSHLDFSLQARARRPAWTTGCSCRRAAIRAR, encoded by the coding sequence ATGAATGCCTTGCTGGCGAAGTTGACGTCGCTCCCGCGCGACAAGGCCGATACCCTGCTGCTGCTGGCCAGCGCCCTGCTGGTGCTGCTGCCGCACATGGCCCACCTGCCGGCCTGGGTATCGCTGCTGTGCGGCCTGACGCTGTCCTGGCGCGCGGCCATCACCCTGCAGGGCAAGCGCATGCCGTCCTCGCTGCTGCTCCTGCCGCTGGCCGCGGCGGCCATGCTGGGCGTGGCGCAAAGCTACCAGACCCTGCTCGGCCGCGAAGCCGGCGTCGCCATGCTGGTGCTGCTGGTGACCTTCAAGATGCTGGAGATGCACGCGCGGCGCGACCTGTTCGTGGTGGTGTTCCTGTGCTTCTTCCTGGTGCTGACGAACTTCTTCTACGAGCAGGGAATCGGCACCGCGCTCCTGACCGTGCTATCGGTGCTGGCGCTGCTGACCGCCCAGATGAGCTTCCAGTTCGGCGCAGCGCGCCCGCCGCTAAGCGCCCGTTTGCTGATGAGCGTGCGCATCCTCGGCCTGGCCATGCCGCTGGCGCTTGGCCTGTTCTTCCTGTTCCCGCGCATCCAGGGTCCGCTCTGGGGCCTGCCCGACGACGCCGCCAGCGCCCGCACCGGCATGTCGGAAACCATGGCACCGGGCACGATGGCAGGCCTGGCGGAATCGACCGAGCCTGCCTTCCGCGTGCGTTTCGACGGGCCCGTGCCGGCGCAGGAACGCCTGTACTGGCGCGGCCCCGTGCTGGGTGTCTACGATGGCCGCACCTGGACCCGCGTGCGACCAAGCGAGCGCGGCGCCACCGATACGCCCGCCGACTTGTCGCTGCGCGGACGGCCGCTGGCCTATGAAGTGACGACCGAGCCGGCCGACTCGCGCTGGCTGTTCGCGCTCGAGATGCCCGCGCAGCTGCCGCAACTGGTCGGCAAGGCGGTACAGGTTTCGGACAGCTTCGAAATCACCGCGGACGCGCCGCTGCAAACCCGGCTGCGCTACCGCATGCGCTCGCATCTCGATTTCAGCCTGCAGGCCCGGGCCCGCCGCCCGGCCTGGACGACTGGCTGCAGCTGCCGGCGGGCAGCAATCCGCGCGCGCTGA
- a CDS encoding DUF58 domain-containing protein — translation MATDVAAAADKAESSAKGRAGTGWLPRPKRERRRGREAFLGQRQVYILPTGPGLGFAALLLVLLVGSINYNLGLGFGLTFLALSCAVVDLFFTWRNLVHLRLAAGRAPSVFAGQEALFELQLANTTKRARYAIQVDLAGSADAGRHLVDIPASGNTTVRLALPSEARGWLAAPRRCCPRAFRWGCFAPGVTGSPTCARWSIPSPRRARRRYRRLPTAAARAAATVATTTSPACGPYQPGDPLKRLAWRQIARLDPADGGQLATKHFEGGAHSELLLDLAQLPPRMDLELRLSRLTRWVLECEQRALPYAFRLGGDSFEAGIGAAHQAACLRALALYGVGTPGEAR, via the coding sequence ATGGCGACGGATGTGGCAGCGGCGGCCGACAAAGCCGAGTCAAGCGCGAAGGGACGCGCCGGCACCGGCTGGCTGCCGCGCCCGAAGCGCGAACGGCGCCGCGGCCGCGAGGCCTTCCTCGGCCAGCGCCAGGTCTACATCCTGCCGACCGGCCCGGGACTGGGCTTCGCCGCCCTGCTGCTGGTGCTGCTGGTCGGCTCGATCAACTACAACCTGGGCCTCGGCTTCGGCCTGACCTTCCTGGCGCTGTCCTGCGCCGTGGTCGACCTGTTTTTCACCTGGCGCAACCTGGTGCACCTGCGCCTGGCGGCAGGGCGCGCGCCTTCCGTCTTCGCCGGCCAGGAAGCGCTGTTCGAACTGCAGTTGGCGAACACCACGAAACGGGCGCGCTACGCGATCCAGGTCGACCTCGCCGGCAGCGCTGATGCGGGGCGCCACCTGGTCGACATTCCCGCCAGCGGCAACACCACCGTGCGCCTGGCACTGCCGAGCGAGGCGCGCGGCTGGCTGGCCGCGCCGCGCCGGTGCTGTCCACGCGCTTTCCGCTGGGGCTGTTTCGCGCCTGGAGTTACTGGCAGCCCGACATGCGCGCGCTGGTCTATCCCTTCCCCGAGGAGGGCGCGCCGCCGCTACCGCCGGCTTCCAACAGCGGCAGCGAGGGCAGCGGCCACGGTGGCGACGACGACTTCGCCGGCGTGCGGCCCCTACCAGCCGGGCGACCCGCTCAAGCGCCTGGCCTGGCGCCAGATCGCGCGCCTCGACCCGGCTGACGGCGGCCAGCTCGCCACCAAGCATTTCGAAGGGGGCGCCCACAGCGAACTGCTGCTCGACCTGGCGCAGCTGCCGCCGCGGATGGACCTGGAACTGCGCCTGTCGCGCCTGACGCGCTGGGTGCTCGAGTGCGAACAGCGCGCCCTGCCCTATGCCTTCCGCCTGGGCGGCGACAGCTTCGAGGCCGGCATCGGCGCGGCCCACCAGGCCGCCTGCCTGCGCGCCCTCGCCCTGTATGGCGTCGGCACACCCGGAGAGGCGCGATGA
- the mltB gene encoding lytic murein transglycosylase B, which yields MKFFASILALLVLAAPHSHASAASQHGADKGKARITKATKGKGAKAKPAKGKLVKGKAAKAAPQPVAKAAVAASGIDYEGEQVNFADWQAVRVFVDEMAARHGFDRDELEARMRQVRFVDSAVQLVKPAPPGKPKNWQAYRERFIEPIRIGAGVRFWNENADALARAEATYGVPAEILAGIIGVETVYGRDTGRFRVLDTLTTLAFAYPEAPNAAARSAFFRSELENTLLLARHENIDPFSLLGSFAGAVGLPQFMPGNILKYGVDFDGDGHVDLRGSSADAIGSVANFLIQHGWNPREKGPAVIPADVAEHRHWESLLDRGLVASLRPDELAAVGVVTGTPLATDRLYGLVDLQNGAAPTEYWVASDNFFAITKYNRSYFYAMSVIELGRAVREARSGAVL from the coding sequence ATGAAATTCTTCGCATCCATTCTCGCACTACTCGTTCTCGCAGCACCTCACTCCCACGCCAGCGCCGCCTCCCAGCACGGGGCGGACAAGGGCAAGGCCAGGATCACGAAGGCCACCAAGGGCAAGGGCGCCAAGGCCAAGCCGGCCAAAGGCAAGCTTGTTAAAGGCAAGGCCGCCAAGGCCGCGCCCCAGCCAGTCGCCAAAGCCGCGGTCGCCGCGAGCGGCATCGACTACGAAGGTGAACAGGTCAACTTCGCCGACTGGCAGGCCGTGCGCGTTTTCGTCGACGAGATGGCCGCCAGACACGGCTTCGACCGCGACGAGCTGGAGGCGCGCATGCGCCAGGTGCGCTTCGTCGACTCGGCCGTGCAATTGGTAAAACCGGCGCCGCCGGGCAAGCCGAAGAACTGGCAAGCCTACCGCGAACGCTTCATCGAGCCGATCCGCATCGGTGCCGGCGTGCGCTTCTGGAACGAGAACGCCGACGCCCTGGCGCGCGCCGAGGCCACCTATGGCGTGCCGGCGGAAATCCTGGCGGGCATCATCGGCGTCGAAACCGTGTATGGCCGCGACACCGGACGCTTCCGCGTGCTCGATACGCTCACCACGCTGGCCTTTGCCTATCCGGAAGCGCCGAACGCCGCCGCACGCAGCGCCTTCTTCCGCAGCGAGCTGGAAAACACCCTGCTGCTGGCACGCCACGAGAACATCGATCCGTTCTCCCTGCTGGGCTCGTTCGCGGGCGCCGTCGGCCTGCCGCAGTTCATGCCCGGCAACATCCTGAAGTATGGCGTCGACTTCGACGGCGACGGTCACGTCGACCTGCGCGGTTCGAGCGCGGATGCCATCGGCAGCGTCGCCAACTTCCTGATCCAGCATGGGTGGAACCCGCGCGAGAAAGGCCCGGCCGTGATCCCGGCCGATGTGGCCGAGCACCGCCACTGGGAAAGCCTGCTCGACCGCGGCCTCGTTGCGAGCCTGCGTCCCGACGAGCTGGCGGCGGTCGGCGTCGTCACTGGTACGCCCCTGGCCACCGACCGGCTGTACGGCCTGGTCGACCTGCAAAACGGCGCCGCGCCGACCGAATACTGGGTCGCCAGCGATAACTTTTTTGCCATCACCAAATATAACCGTAGCTATTTCTACGCCATGTCGGTGATCGAACTCGGCCGTGCCGTACGAGAAGCCCGCAGCGGCGCAGTCTTGTAG
- a CDS encoding acyltransferase has product MTTMPPVLPHAPSPGTTPATLRPAPRNFGIDCLRGLAILLVIVHHLALPFRLPLGPSLLGDWLPKRLIDAISFNGYEAVFIFFTVSGFLIASRIIERDGDLARVDLRRFYLARARRILPLLGLVLAVLTLLAWMGVPDFAPEGEQTTVGLLGSALTFTFNWYEGRTGWAPAGWDVLWSLSIEEVFYLGFPMLCLWLPRRVLIGLLLAWALCLVPLRNLVPVADEVWREKAYLPGMAAIAWGVLAALLAQRWRPGARQARAMAWLGLTGIVLVLGWSDLVHRHLFKSGLVVLCLGTCALLLACHAHPPRARHGLGWLARMGSLSYELYLSHMFLVLGTVALYRALLGEVQTWTFLVYLPLLLCCNLLARLLERLIARPSPR; this is encoded by the coding sequence ATGACAACAATGCCACCGGTCCTTCCGCACGCGCCGTCGCCAGGCACCACACCAGCCACACTGCGTCCGGCGCCGCGCAACTTCGGCATCGATTGCCTGCGCGGCCTCGCCATCCTGCTGGTCATCGTGCATCACCTGGCCCTGCCCTTCCGCCTGCCGCTCGGCCCCAGCCTGCTCGGCGACTGGCTGCCGAAGCGCTTGATCGACGCCATCAGCTTCAATGGCTACGAGGCGGTGTTCATCTTCTTCACGGTCTCGGGTTTCCTGATCGCGAGCCGCATCATCGAGCGCGATGGCGACCTGGCGCGGGTGGACCTGCGCCGCTTCTATCTTGCCCGGGCGCGGCGCATCCTGCCCCTGCTGGGGCTGGTCCTGGCCGTGTTGACGCTGCTGGCATGGATGGGCGTGCCCGACTTTGCGCCGGAAGGCGAGCAGACGACCGTCGGATTGCTTGGTTCGGCCCTCACGTTCACCTTCAACTGGTACGAGGGCCGCACGGGCTGGGCACCGGCGGGCTGGGACGTGCTGTGGTCGCTGTCGATCGAGGAAGTGTTCTACCTGGGCTTTCCCATGCTCTGCCTGTGGCTGCCACGCCGGGTACTGATCGGCCTGCTGCTGGCATGGGCGCTCTGCCTGGTGCCGCTGCGTAACCTGGTACCGGTGGCCGACGAGGTGTGGCGCGAAAAGGCCTACCTGCCGGGCATGGCGGCGATCGCCTGGGGCGTACTGGCGGCCCTGCTGGCGCAGCGCTGGCGTCCAGGTGCGCGCCAGGCACGTGCCATGGCCTGGCTCGGCTTGACTGGCATCGTGCTGGTGCTGGGCTGGTCCGACCTAGTGCACCGCCACCTGTTCAAGTCCGGGCTGGTCGTCCTCTGCCTCGGGACCTGCGCGCTGCTGCTGGCCTGCCACGCCCATCCGCCACGGGCGCGCCACGGCCTGGGCTGGCTTGCGCGCATGGGGAGCCTGAGCTATGAGCTCTACCTGTCCCACATGTTCCTGGTCCTCGGCACGGTGGCGCTGTACCGGGCGCTGCTGGGCGAGGTGCAGACCTGGACTTTCCTCGTCTATCTGCCCTTGCTGCTGTGCTGTAACCTGCTGGCGCGGCTGCTGGAACGGCTAATCGCACGCCCGTCGCCCCGCTGA